AGCATTGATTCACCATCGCTGTACACACTGCAGACAAAGAACTCTCCTGACCCTGGGAGGAATGACCTCTGATTGAACAACTGCTGGGTGGTGTGGGGTCTCATTACCAGAACAGAGGATTCAAGGTCTGGCAAATAcccgcctccctgcccccaaccacAAACCAAGGGGGCAGCCTGTGTCCCGTTTCTCCCTGGGTAGTCCTGGCCACATGACAGATGCTGGAGGAAGAGGGGCTGTGCTCCGCTCCCCTCAGCCCCGTGCATCTCCCCTGCAGGATGCTCTGGCGATTTGTCTCCCTCTTCTCAGAACTGGAGGCAAAGCAGCTTCGCAGGCTCTACAGGTACGCCAAGAACGACCAGACGGCCAAGTTCCTGGTGAGGCGCCTCCCTGGCTGAGCTGAGGGTTGGTCGGTAAGGGCCTGGGACTGAGGGGCCCTCTGATACAACCAATGCCCCTCCAGTCTTTTCCACGCTCACTGCCCCACAGAGCGGGGCTGCCGAGGGCCAAGACTGAGCTTCACGTTCTCCATGTTTATTCCACCTCCACACCCACACCCTGACATTAGCAAGGGCAGGGACATCCCTGGGCAGCCATGGGTGGGGTCGACTGAGGCCAGGCAGAAAGGCACAGCCAGCTTGGAGAAGGCTCTGGAAACTGTTGCAAAGGACAAGAGACAGAGGGCCAATCTCCTGGGCTGGCTTTGTCCCcaaacagtgattctcaaacattTTGGTCTCAAGTCACTTGTACCCTCTTAAAAATCACTGGGAGCCCCCAGAAACATTTGTTTGCATAGTTTACATCTAGTGGTAGTCACCCTTCTAGAAAttaaagctaaagaaaaaaaatcaaaatatttactaactcatttaaaaataaaaataaggagccCATCCCCCATTAACATAATTTTTATGAGAAATAACTGTCTTTTCCAAAACCAAAACATTtagtgagaagagtggcattgttttgcatttttgcaaatctctttcgTGTCTGGCTTAAGAGAAGGCAGCTGGATTCTCACATCTGCTTCTGCAGTCCATCTTGTATGAGATAATGATTGGGTGGCAAACATGAAAAACACCCAGCCTCACACAGATAGATAGTTAGAAAAGAGAAGGGTATTTTATCAATGCTTTTCAGATAACTgtggatatttttctttgatacCACGCCAAAATTCAACAAGTGGTAGTTGCTTCATTGCAATGTGGAATTGGAAATTGTATCAATGAATGTTtgaaaaaagactttttaaaagcagttttaggcttacagaaaaattgagtgtAAAGTATAGAGTTCCCCATACCACCCTCTCCTGATTCGCTTATTATTAGCATCTTGTCCTAGAGGAGGGCTCTGGTGTCTTTGATCAGCCAATACCGATACATTATTAACTAAATCATgaccatagtttacattagggtgcACTCTTTGTTTTGTACATTCTATAGTCTTtttggtggggagtggggggtaATTAAGTCTTCGCTGCCCCCAAACCCCCCTGTGCTCCACTATtcactcttctctcctttcccccgGACCCCTGGCAATgactgatctttttactatctccataatttttccttttccataatGTTATATAGTCAGAATCaaacagtttgtagccttttcagatttgTATCAATGAACTTTTCACAGTAAGTTCCATTAGAATCCATTGGTTCCTCTCTTGCATTTGGAGTGGACCCCACTTTTCAGGGGGTCTGTGAGGTCAGAATACTTCACAGAGAACACCTGAAGGACCACTGGTCCAAAATAATCATCATAGGTAACAGTTTCCATGTACCAGACACTTTATGTTCCCCCGTGTCATCCTCCAAAGGAACCTAATGTAGCAATTAGAATGATTGTCCGCAGTGTGTAAAGGAAGGTGCCAAATATAGGGGGTAAAGTATCTTGACCCAAACCACATaacaggcaggaggaaggagccGGTTTCAAACACAACCTGACTCAAAGGAAAGCCCTCCTTTGACCTTAactccacccctcccctgccccaccacctCTCCAGCTGTGCAGCTTTAACCAAATCCTCTCCCTCTCGGggtctttatttcttcctctgaaCAGGAATGAGTGAATCATTTCCGTGATTCTTCTCCTGAATATGAGGAGCTGCCACTTTAGTGATGCCTGGATTTCACCAGCCAGGAACATTTCAAAAGATATTTCCAGGCTCTCAATTTTAATTTAGCAAAGGACTTTCAAACAAATACCATTGTTTCATTACAAACACAGAAGACTCTCTAACCGAAAAGAGATGGAGGATGTATCTCAGAGGAAAGAACCACCCAAGAAGAGACGGCTGGCAGCCTGGCCTCAGCGTCCCCATGGTCCTTGCCCTCCCACGTCTGTGCCTCTCACTCTGTCCTTCTGGCTGCGCAGTTGCAGGTGTGGCCTGGCTGCAGCAGTTTCCTAAtaagggcaggggtggggctctGGCACGCGGGCCCCTCTCTTCTCCTCAATGCTGTGGCTCCCTTGCAGGTGGCATTCTGCCCCATGGACACCCTGGAGAGCTCCTTGCTGGCTGACCAGGAGGACAGTCTGCCCAAGCTCTGCACTGCGTGGGGGCTGCACAGCCGCATCAGCAGCATGAAGGAGAGGCTGTCCAAGATGCAGGCCCCGATGCGAGGCCACGCTGCTGGGGGATCCCAGAGTCCCGAGCCGGGGGCCACATCAGGAGAGGTACTGCCAGGTTGAGGGGGGAGGGTCTGGAGGACTGGCCTGCGTGTCCCCGGAGCATCTACCATGATCGTCTTCCCCATCTCCATCTTCTCTTCATCCCTGCATTTCTCGTTCTGTCCgttttccttccccttctctgagGGTATGCTCATTACAGAAAGTTTGAAATGTACAGATAGGtataaaataaagaggaaaatcacTCAACACCCAGAGGCGTGACTAGTAAGGTTTAAGTGTGTTTCCTTCAGTGTTCTGTATCCTTTCCCCACCAGACGTCTTGTAATACGTGCATTTTCCAGTTAACGTTGAAACAAAAgcagacagactgggatttcaaaatgtagaatagataaacaagattatactgtgtagcacagggaaatatatacaagatcttgtggtagctcacagcgaaaaaaaatgtgacaatgaatatatatatgttcatgtataactgaaaaattgtgctctacactggaatttgacacaacattgtaaaatgactataactcaataaaaaaagttaaaaaaaaaaaacaaaccttcaaACAAAGGCACTTTCCCAAAGGCTTAGAAGCAGAGCACAGACTGTTTCTAGTGGCCAAGAACAGGGACTCCCAGGAAGGGTCCAAGCAGCCGCAGGACACCAACCTCTGGAGgatgggtggggggtgggaggggttcATCCTCACAGCGAGGAGGCAGTCCGGCCCTTCCCAGCAGCTTTGGCTTCTGTGATGACCACACTGCCTGGAGGCGGCAGGGCTAGGGGACAGACACTCTTCAGTGAGAGGCGCCCCAGCCAAGGCTGCAAACTCTGAAGCCCCTCCTGTGCACTGGGGTGGAGAGAGATGTCGGAGCCCCCCACCTCACTTTTCTAGAACTGGCTTCTGGGGCCACACTTAGCTGTTCTTGCTTAGCTGCTGGGggggagaaaatgaaagcaaCCAGGGTAGCCTGGGACCACAGATCGTGGTCCTAAACTGGGCGCAGGTATTCTGGGAAGGCCCGGCTGGCTGGGGCTCCAGGCCTCTTCACTAGTCACTGCTGGACCGAGTCGGAGAGCGGGAGTGAGAACAGGTCAGGCTGCTACCGAGACCCAGAACTCTGCCTGGGCTCTGTGAGGGTCCTTGGCCCCGGGGCCCACTGTTAAATTGAGGAAGTAAAACTTACAGTGGAATGAAGACCAGTCCGTCACTGAGATGACTTTGACCACGCAGACCATGAGTCAGGTGGGGAAAATGAGGTCCAGGCTTCGGGGGCCAGCATCTCCCAGCGCCAGGTGCTCTGTGGCTCTTAATTTTACTTCACCCCCTCCAGCATCTGGTGAGATGGGCATTATTATACCCTTTTACACCTGGGCACTCTCAAGCCACAGGGCAAAGGGTAGGACAGACCGCCTGGAGTTCAGGagtctttaaaagaaaagaataaggacAGGGAGGTGGATAAACATCACCCTGTCATCCACTGGTAGcactttttagattttttttatgcaTGTAAatttaagcaaaatgtatttaagTAAAATGAGACCATGTGATACAGACCATTTTGAATTGAATTTGCTTTTTTCAGTTAATTATATCAGTCTTCCCTGCCAATGGCTTCATTTCATCTAATTGTTGGATCAAATACTCCCCTTTTCAAGTTTTTCCAGTAGTCAGAGCTATCTTTTGCACTGGTTTCCCAAAGCATGCATTTCACTTGGTATGTCTCATTTCTTTTCACCTAACCCAGTCCCTTTCCTACACCCTGACTGATTGATGAGATCAGGCTATTTTTATTCTGCAGAATGTTCccctctttctgcttttttcttgttGCTTCCTTCTGGCATCTTTTAGGCTCATTCCTCTGTCTATGAGCGGATTGTGGGGCAAGAGTCTTGATGAACTCCTGTTAAACACATTTTTGGGCAGGAGACGTGAGAGACGAGGTTGTGTTTGTCACATTGTGTTACATGAGGAAACACGTACTATCTGGTGGAGCCCCCGTGACTGGGCTGAGGCGAACCACTGAGTCTGTCTTGCAGTTAACATTGACcagtagggggagggtatagctcagtggtagagcacggccttagcatgcatgagggcctgggtccaatccccagcacctccattaaagcaAATAAGCTTAATTACCTGTCTCCccccagaataaataaataaaaagaaaccgccactttaaaaataaaataaaattttaaaaagcgaCTGGCGTGGTATTTCCTCGGCACTATGTTCATGAGCCAGAAGCCAGAGGTCAAGAACCCTGGGTCTGGTCCTGACTGCGCCCCTAACTTGCCTGAGGCTTTGGGCAGCCCATTTCCTTAAATGCCTCCCTCCATGGgatccctcatctgtaaattgtaATTGACaccatctccttccctccccacccccacccccagccgcaGAGTTTCTTcgagaaaagaacaaaggataTAGGCTGGGAACAAGATAAGATTTTGTTGTTCTTCCTTTCGGTCCCTACTGCGCCCCCCAAGTATTACAGACTGAGATTCTCTTACTATTCGTGATGTCTTCAGGACTGTCTCCGACCTTCCTTTTTTCAGGTTCTTTCAGGAAACTCCCTCAAAAGCCAAAACTCAAGAGAAAGGGGATTAAGGAAGCCCCAGAAACTGCAGAGATCTGCCCATAAGAAGATCTAGCTGGGACAGACAGACAGCTCGCCCTGGATCCCAGAGCACTTgctcctggggaggaggggaaagaagatATTGTCTTTATCAAATGGCTGCTCAGGTCTTAATTACGTATAAATGGGGCGGGTGAGGAAATAAACATCCTTAAGACTGTTTTACTTTACTTGGCTGATCATcatcatttattcctttttcattaaaaaaaaatttgccagccaccctctgagtggcaggtGCCCCATATATACACAGATAAATAAGTGGTGGTCACTTGTGTCAAGGACCAAAACAGCTTTGCTGGGAGACACTCATATATGGTAAATAGATATTACAATGGGGTGAATGCAGGTCCCTGGGAAAGGCCACAGTGGAGGTTACAAAGGGGCTGATGTGCATTTGCCAGAGGAGGGCACAGGGGGGCGTGGAATGGGGCTGGGGTCAGTCAGAGAGTGGTAAGTCTGGCAGCCTGCCTAAATCGTCTGGACTTGATCTTATGGGAAACTTAGCGGGGACAGTGGCAAGGGAGACTCCAGGTAGTGGAACCGTCTGGTGTGACTTGGGTACTGGGCAACGTATGTGGAAGTGAGAGAGGGTAGAGGCAGGAGACCCAAGAAGGAACCAGATCAATAGTCTTAGCTTGGATGGTTGGTCAAACCAGTGGTCCGAAATTGGGAGCCCAGGTGCTGAATTCAGACCACTGATGTGTTTTGTTTGCCCCTTGTGGTCTACTTATTTAAaacactttcattaaaaaaaaaaaaaaaaagtagttgccAATATTAACGTGGTGCTCTtcatgttaaaaacaacaacagcgtTTAAAACTGGCCACACTGGGACCTGCCTTCCCACACGGCAACGTCTGCCTGGGGCTGAGTCCCACGTGGCGCTGAGGTTTC
This is a stretch of genomic DNA from Camelus bactrianus isolate YW-2024 breed Bactrian camel chromosome 16, ASM4877302v1, whole genome shotgun sequence. It encodes these proteins:
- the CHCT1 gene encoding LOW QUALITY PROTEIN: CHD1 helical C-terminal domain containing protein 1 (The sequence of the model RefSeq protein was modified relative to this genomic sequence to represent the inferred CDS: inserted 1 base in 1 codon), with amino-acid sequence MEASDGQEGEGDKPLEKVTDGPRIEGRSCTSLARDSLVCQAKGLSQDTFKICKECLRPLKKFLRKLHLPRDLPQKKKLKYTKQSLVVLGDHINTFLQHHCQDWEIKHWRKMLWRFVSLFSELEAKQLRRLYRYAKNDQTAKFLVAFCPMDTLESSLLADQEDSLPKLCTAWGLHSRISSMKERLSKMQAPMRGHAAGXIPESRAGGHIRRGSFRKLPQKPKLKRKGIKEAPETAEICP